The following proteins come from a genomic window of Alnus glutinosa chromosome 10, dhAlnGlut1.1, whole genome shotgun sequence:
- the LOC133879311 gene encoding uncharacterized protein LOC133879311, translating to MGLKRYLPMDHPWRRNKRAFDGTQERECESNMQSGDDILGQLEGMVFGNESAGKTKEKKRNRGQSIETATDDVVWKKRSVFFWLSYWKDNLLQHNLDVMHIEKNVMDNIFGTILDIKGKTKNDLAAHQDLQEMGLRPKLHSFTGDDGKTYMPVACHTMSNEEKTNFLKVIRNLRVPNGYAPNVSRCVCLKERTISGLKSHDSHIIMQPLLPFALHWSLPDNVVRPLIVMFAFFRGICSTNLTQEDMDRLEGDICVTLCKMVQIFLPGFFTSKVHLVVHLVHECRLGGPIQYRWMHPVERSLGVFKSSVRNKAALEGCIEEGYIAIELVTFYSKYLENAPTFHNRPQQNPDGPKGVGTLVSLNRTQLSQIHRYISFNSDEFNQLRTMHMDMLRRSCDRRRTTDDQLEAQHHRQFFNWSINWTINVERR from the exons ATGGGGCTTAAGCGATATTTGCCGATGGATCATCCTTGGAGGCGCAACAAGAGAGCATTTGACGGCACTCAAGAACGAGAATGTGAGTCCAACATGCAAAGTGGTGATGACATCCTGGGACAGTTGGAGGGGATGGTATTTGGGAATGAGAGTGCGGGCAAGACGAAAGAGAAGAAGCGGAATAGGGGACAATCGATAGAAACTGCAACTGACGATGTCGTGTGGAAAAAGAGAAgtgttttcttttggttgtcgtattggaaagataatttattgcAGCACAaccttgatgtcatgcacatagagaaaaatgttatGGACAACATATTTGGCACAATTCtcgacatcaaagggaaaacaaagaaCGACCTCGCAGCTCACCAAGACTTGCAAGAAATGGGTTTGAGGCCTAAACTGCATTCGTTCACCGGCGATGATGGTAAAACCTATATGCCCGTGGCTTGCCATACAATGTCcaatgaagagaaaacaaattttctaaAGGTGATTCGAAATCTAAGGGTGCCTAACGGATATGCACCAAACGTTTCTCGGTGTGTATGCCTTAAGGAACGTACGATATCgggcttgaagagccatgacaGCCACATAATAATGCAACCACTTCTCCCTTTTGCATTGCATTGGTCACTGCCAGATAATGTGGTTAGACCTCTTATTGTGATGTTCGCATTCTTCAggggcatatgctcaacaaatttAACACAAGAGGATATGGACCGACTAGAGGGTGACATTTGTGTCACTTTGTGCAAGATGGTACAAATATTCCTTCCCGGTTTTTTTACCAGCAAGGTTCATTTGGTCGTTCACCTTGTTCACGAGTGCAGACTAGGGGGCCCTatacagtataggtggatgcATCCAGTGGAAAG gaGCCTCGGGGTGTTCAAGTCTagtgtgcgcaataaagcggctctTGAGGGCTGCATTGAGGAAGGCTACATAGCAATCGAGTTGGTGACATTCTACTCGAAGTATCTGGAAaacgcaccaaccttccacaacagaccccAACAAAATCCTGATGGTCCGAAGGGGGTGGGAACACTAGTTAGCCTCAATCGTACTCAGTTGAGCCAGATTCACCGATATATTTCATTCAACTCTGATGAGTTTAATCAACTACGAAC gatgcacatggatatgcttaggcgatcatgcgatAGAAGGCGAACTACGGACGATCAGttggaagcccaacatcatcGGCAGTTCTTCAATTG GTCAATAAattggacgatcaacgtagaaCGGAGATGA
- the LOC133880556 gene encoding SAC3 family protein C isoform X1 yields the protein MERSRRQRPNPSSSSSSSTRPQTYRRFPSNPTQNAKSPNTNRHAPGFVKPRRAGQEDQEVDDPFNLPPLVGTCPFMCPVGERAQRERLRDLAVFERLDGNPRKTSPVLAVKKFCRTISIRDVQPSDLRPLPVLEDALDFLLSLLDSTEHPFQVVHDFIFDRTRSIRQDLSMQNIVNEKAIYMYEKMVKFHVISLHKLRSCSSDPNISSVHYLNVEQLTKALTSLFNLYDANRSSNSIYENEAEFHSFYVLLHLDSNSQPTGESLSLWFRHVPIPIIKSKEMCFARRILRFFRIGNYKRFLLTAAAEASYQQYCIIEPYISEVRALALSCINNGGYKLHPYPLAHLCKLLMMKESDLVSFCNACGLETCTDEVGNKLLPTKQTTFCCPKGGFQSCSFSGLQPLER from the exons ATGGAGAGGAGCCGGCGACAACGTCCaaacccttcttcttcttcttcttcttcgacgCGTCCCCAGACATACAGAAGATTCCCTTCAAATCCCACCCAGAATGCCAAATCTCCAAACACAAACCGTCATGCCCCTGGCTTTGTTAAACCCAGAAGAGCTGGTCAGGAAGACCAAGAAGTGGACGACCCTTTCAATCTTCCCCCCTTAGTTGGCACTTGCCCCTTCATGTGCCCAG TGGGTGAAAGGGCCCAACGTGAGCGTCTACGAGATTTAGCCGTGTTTGAGAGGCTGGATGGAAATCCTAGAAAAACATCTCCTGTTCTTGCTGTTAAAAAg TTTTGCAGAACTATATCCATAAGAGATGTGCAACCATCAGATTTGCGGCCTCTTCCGGTATTGGAAGACGCGTTAGACTTCCTTTTAAGCTTGTTGGACTCTACAGAACATCCTTTTCAAGTGGTTCATGACTTCATCTTCGATAGGACAAGGTCAATAAGGCAAGATCTGAGCATGCAGAATATTGTTAATGAAAAAGCAATCTACATGTATGAGAAAATG GTTAAATTTCATGTCATTTCTCTTCATAAGCTTCGAAGCTGTAGTAGCGACCCAAATATTTCTTCCGTGCACTACCTTAACGTGGAGCAGCTTACGAAGGCTCTAACATCTTTATTTAATCTGTACGATGCAAATCGAAGTTCCAATTCTATTTATGAGAATGAAGCTGAGTTCCATTCATTTTATGTGCTTCTTCATCTTGATTCTAACAGCCAACCAACG GGAGAATCACTTTCTTTGTGGTTTCGTCATGTGCCCATTCCAATAATCAAGTCAAAGGAAATGTGTTTTGCCCGGAGAATCTTGCG CTTTTTCCGAATTGGAAATTATAAGCGTTTCCTTCTAACTGCTGCAGCTGAGGCATCCTATCAACAGTATTGTATCATTGAACCTTATATCAGTGAG GTACGAGCACTGGCTTTGTCATGTATAAATAATGGTGGGTACAAGCTTCATCCGTATCCACTGGCACACCTATGCAAACTCTTGATGATGAAg GAATCAGATTTGGTATCATTTTGCAATGCTTGTGGTCTTGAAACGTGCACTGACGAAGTAGGAAATAAGTTGTTACCCACCAAGCAAACAACTTTTTGTTGTCCCAAGGGAGGGTTTCAGAGCTGCAGCTTTTCCGGTTTGCAACCATTGGAGAGATAA
- the LOC133880556 gene encoding SAC3 family protein C isoform X2 — MERSRRQRPNPSSSSSSSTRPQTYRRFPSNPTQNAKSPNTNRHAPGFVKPRRAGQEDQEVDDPFNLPPLVGTCPFMCPVGERAQRERLRDLAVFERLDGNPRKTSPVLAVKKFCRTISIRDVQPSDLRPLPVLEDALDFLLSLLDSTEHPFQVVHDFIFDRTRSIRQDLSMQNIVNEKAIYMYEKMGESLSLWFRHVPIPIIKSKEMCFARRILRFFRIGNYKRFLLTAAAEASYQQYCIIEPYISEVRALALSCINNGGYKLHPYPLAHLCKLLMMKESDLVSFCNACGLETCTDEVGNKLLPTKQTTFCCPKGGFQSCSFSGLQPLER, encoded by the exons ATGGAGAGGAGCCGGCGACAACGTCCaaacccttcttcttcttcttcttcttcgacgCGTCCCCAGACATACAGAAGATTCCCTTCAAATCCCACCCAGAATGCCAAATCTCCAAACACAAACCGTCATGCCCCTGGCTTTGTTAAACCCAGAAGAGCTGGTCAGGAAGACCAAGAAGTGGACGACCCTTTCAATCTTCCCCCCTTAGTTGGCACTTGCCCCTTCATGTGCCCAG TGGGTGAAAGGGCCCAACGTGAGCGTCTACGAGATTTAGCCGTGTTTGAGAGGCTGGATGGAAATCCTAGAAAAACATCTCCTGTTCTTGCTGTTAAAAAg TTTTGCAGAACTATATCCATAAGAGATGTGCAACCATCAGATTTGCGGCCTCTTCCGGTATTGGAAGACGCGTTAGACTTCCTTTTAAGCTTGTTGGACTCTACAGAACATCCTTTTCAAGTGGTTCATGACTTCATCTTCGATAGGACAAGGTCAATAAGGCAAGATCTGAGCATGCAGAATATTGTTAATGAAAAAGCAATCTACATGTATGAGAAAATG GGAGAATCACTTTCTTTGTGGTTTCGTCATGTGCCCATTCCAATAATCAAGTCAAAGGAAATGTGTTTTGCCCGGAGAATCTTGCG CTTTTTCCGAATTGGAAATTATAAGCGTTTCCTTCTAACTGCTGCAGCTGAGGCATCCTATCAACAGTATTGTATCATTGAACCTTATATCAGTGAG GTACGAGCACTGGCTTTGTCATGTATAAATAATGGTGGGTACAAGCTTCATCCGTATCCACTGGCACACCTATGCAAACTCTTGATGATGAAg GAATCAGATTTGGTATCATTTTGCAATGCTTGTGGTCTTGAAACGTGCACTGACGAAGTAGGAAATAAGTTGTTACCCACCAAGCAAACAACTTTTTGTTGTCCCAAGGGAGGGTTTCAGAGCTGCAGCTTTTCCGGTTTGCAACCATTGGAGAGATAA